From the genome of Cytobacillus firmus, one region includes:
- a CDS encoding purine-nucleoside phosphorylase, translating into MDYSKIQNAAEFLKNKYTGQPKIGLILGSGLGVLADEIEEPVKIPYNEIPDFPVSTVEGHAGQLVFGRLNGIEVVAMQGRFHYYEGYSFDKVTFPVRVMNEMGVEKLIVTNAAGGVNESYSPGDLMLISDHINNMGSNPLIGPNDSRMGPRFPDMSEAYSKELRKLARGLAEKLNLKIQEGVYVGNTGPTYETPAEVRMLRTMGGDAVGMSTVPEVIVAQHSGMKVLGISCISNMAAGILDQPLNHEEVIETTEKVKADFLRYVKAIVKELGA; encoded by the coding sequence ATGGATTACAGCAAAATTCAAAACGCAGCTGAATTTCTTAAAAATAAGTATACAGGCCAGCCAAAGATTGGGCTGATTTTAGGCTCAGGACTTGGTGTATTGGCAGACGAAATCGAAGAACCGGTTAAAATCCCATACAATGAAATTCCTGATTTTCCTGTATCAACAGTAGAAGGTCATGCAGGACAGCTTGTATTTGGACGCTTGAACGGCATTGAAGTGGTTGCTATGCAAGGCCGGTTCCATTATTACGAAGGATACTCCTTCGATAAGGTAACCTTCCCTGTAAGAGTTATGAATGAGATGGGTGTTGAGAAGCTCATTGTTACGAATGCGGCAGGGGGAGTGAATGAAAGCTATTCTCCAGGTGATTTAATGCTTATTTCAGACCATATCAACAATATGGGCAGCAACCCTTTAATCGGTCCTAATGATTCCCGCATGGGTCCTCGTTTTCCGGATATGTCAGAAGCATACTCAAAAGAATTGAGGAAACTTGCCAGAGGACTAGCCGAAAAGCTGAACCTGAAGATTCAGGAAGGAGTTTATGTCGGCAATACAGGCCCGACATATGAAACCCCTGCAGAAGTTCGCATGCTGAGAACAATGGGCGGAGATGCAGTCGGGATGTCAACTGTTCCGGAAGTCATTGTGGCACAGCATTCAGGCATGAAGGTCCTTGGAATCTCCTGTATCTCAAACATGGCTGCAGGCATTCTTGACCAGCCGCTTAACCATGAAGAAGTAATCGAAACTACAGAAAAAGTCAAAGCTGACTTCCTTCGTTATGTGAAAGCAATTGTTAAGGAACTTGGTGCCTAA
- the spoIIAA gene encoding anti-sigma F factor antagonist, translated as MSLNINLEVKHDVLCIRLSGELDHHSADELREQATKAIEDYDIHHIILNLEQLSFMDSSGLGVILGRYKQIKQKHGEMVVCAISPAVQRLFDMSGLFKIIRLEPTEENALQRLGVA; from the coding sequence GTGAGTCTTAACATTAATTTGGAAGTAAAGCATGATGTCTTATGTATTCGTTTAAGCGGGGAACTGGACCATCATTCGGCAGATGAACTGCGTGAACAGGCGACAAAGGCGATTGAAGATTATGACATCCATCATATTATATTAAACCTTGAGCAGCTTTCTTTTATGGATAGTTCAGGGCTTGGAGTGATTTTGGGCCGCTACAAACAAATTAAACAGAAGCATGGTGAAATGGTTGTTTGTGCGATTTCTCCAGCAGTGCAGAGACTATTTGATATGTCGGGTTTATTTAAGATAATCCGTTTAGAACCGACAGAAGAAAACGCACTGCAAAGATTGGGGGTTGCCTGA
- the xerD gene encoding site-specific tyrosine recombinase XerD, whose amino-acid sequence MDDQLKDFIHYLLVEKGLAKNTIISYERDLKSYLKYLKSEEKLASLEDVQRMQIVQFLGSLKKQGKSSKTLARHIASIRAFHQFLLREKAVGHDPSVHIETPQMERSLPKVLNMQEVETLLDFPEIKDHFGLRDKAMLELLYATGIRVSELIGLNSGDVHLTMGFVRCIGKGNKERIVPIGKTASEALERYLTEGRGKFVSKKYRDEALFLNHHGRRLSRQGFWKILKRLAQEAGIEKELTPHTLRHSFATHLLENGADLRAVQEMLGHADISTTQIYTHVTKTRLKDVYSQYHPRA is encoded by the coding sequence ATGGATGATCAGTTAAAAGACTTTATTCATTATTTACTTGTAGAAAAAGGCCTCGCCAAGAATACAATTATCTCTTATGAAAGAGATTTGAAAAGTTATCTGAAGTATCTCAAGTCGGAAGAGAAGCTTGCAAGCCTTGAGGATGTGCAGCGCATGCAAATTGTCCAATTTCTCGGCTCTTTAAAAAAACAGGGCAAATCCTCAAAAACTCTGGCCCGGCATATAGCCTCCATAAGGGCCTTTCACCAATTTCTGCTCCGCGAAAAAGCAGTTGGCCATGATCCTTCTGTCCATATAGAAACACCGCAAATGGAACGTTCGCTTCCAAAAGTATTAAACATGCAGGAAGTGGAAACTTTATTGGATTTTCCGGAGATTAAGGATCACTTTGGTCTGCGGGATAAAGCCATGCTTGAACTTTTATATGCTACAGGCATTCGTGTAAGTGAGCTGATAGGCCTGAACTCAGGTGATGTTCATTTAACGATGGGCTTTGTAAGATGTATTGGCAAAGGGAACAAGGAACGGATTGTGCCTATTGGCAAAACAGCTTCTGAAGCGCTTGAAAGGTATTTAACTGAAGGAAGAGGCAAGTTCGTTTCTAAAAAGTATAGGGATGAAGCTTTATTTTTAAATCATCACGGAAGACGTCTTTCGAGACAGGGATTCTGGAAAATACTGAAGCGGCTGGCCCAGGAGGCAGGGATCGAGAAGGAGCTGACTCCACATACGCTGAGGCATTCATTTGCCACTCATCTGCTGGAAAATGGGGCAGATTTGCGGGCTGTCCAGGAAATGCTTGGACATGCCGATATTTCTACTACGCAAATTTATACGCATGTAACCAAAACACGGCTTAAAGATGTGTACAGTCAATACCATCCGCGTGCTTAA
- the deoB gene encoding phosphopentomutase produces MSAYTYKRVFLIVMDSVGIGEAPDADKFGDKGADTIGHIAEKMNGLKMPNMGILGLSNIREIKGIEKADNPMAFYTKMQEASNGKDTMTGHWEIMGLNIQTPFRVFPDGFPEELISELEARTGRKIIGNKPASGTEILVELGEEHMRTGALIVYTSADSVLQIAAHEDIISIEEQYKICKIARELTLDEKYMVGRVIARPFIGEPGNFQRTSNRHDYALKPFDRTVMNEMADGGLDVVAIGKISDIYDGEGVTEAIRTTSNMDGMDKLIETFDKEFTGLSFVNLVDFDALFGHRRDPEGYGKALEEFDERLPEVFEKMQDGDLLIITADHGNDPVHHGTDHTREYVPLLVYSKDMEEGKELPVSETFADIGATIADNFNVKMPVYGKSFLNQLK; encoded by the coding sequence ATGTCTGCATATACATATAAGCGCGTTTTTTTAATTGTCATGGATTCAGTGGGAATCGGAGAAGCGCCTGATGCCGATAAGTTTGGTGATAAAGGTGCCGATACGATCGGCCACATCGCAGAAAAAATGAATGGCCTGAAGATGCCGAACATGGGCATACTTGGTCTCAGTAATATCCGCGAAATCAAAGGAATCGAAAAAGCGGATAACCCTATGGCGTTTTACACGAAGATGCAGGAAGCATCAAACGGAAAAGACACAATGACTGGCCATTGGGAAATTATGGGGTTAAATATTCAAACTCCATTTAGAGTTTTTCCTGATGGATTTCCGGAGGAATTGATTTCAGAACTTGAAGCACGCACCGGCAGGAAGATTATTGGAAATAAGCCTGCAAGCGGAACAGAAATCCTGGTTGAACTAGGAGAAGAGCATATGAGAACAGGAGCTTTGATTGTTTATACATCAGCCGATTCAGTTCTGCAGATTGCGGCACATGAAGATATTATTTCAATTGAAGAACAGTATAAAATCTGTAAAATCGCACGAGAGCTGACACTTGATGAAAAATATATGGTAGGCCGTGTGATTGCGAGACCATTCATTGGCGAGCCGGGAAATTTCCAAAGAACATCAAACAGGCATGATTATGCGCTAAAGCCATTTGACCGCACAGTAATGAATGAAATGGCAGATGGCGGACTTGATGTAGTGGCAATTGGGAAAATCTCCGACATTTATGATGGAGAGGGAGTAACTGAGGCCATTCGCACAACATCAAATATGGATGGAATGGATAAGCTGATCGAAACGTTTGATAAAGAATTTACAGGCCTGAGCTTTGTAAATCTGGTGGACTTTGATGCATTATTTGGCCATAGACGTGATCCTGAAGGGTATGGAAAAGCTCTTGAAGAGTTTGATGAACGCCTGCCTGAAGTATTTGAAAAAATGCAGGATGGCGACTTATTAATCATTACGGCAGACCACGGCAATGATCCTGTTCATCATGGCACAGATCATACAAGGGAATACGTCCCGCTTCTTGTTTATTCAAAAGATATGGAAGAAGGAAAAGAGCTTCCGGTCAGTGAAACCTTTGCAGATATAGGGGCGACTATAGCGGATAACTTTAACGTGAAAATGCCTGTCTATGGAAAAAGCTTTTTGAACCAACTGAAATAA
- the sigF gene encoding RNA polymerase sporulation sigma factor SigF has product MDVEVKAEKGQTYLKDNEVKELIKQSQSGDQGARDRIVQKNMRLVWSVVQRFLNRGYEPDDLFQIGCIGLLKSVDKFDLSYDVKFSTYAVPMIIGEIQRFIRDDGTVKVSRSLKEMGNKIRKAKDELSKTLGRIPTVTELSKFLEISPEDIILAQEASRIPSSIHETVYENDGDPITLLDQIDDGNEGKWFDKIALKEAIRELDERERLIVYLRYYKDQTQSEVAARLGISQVQVSRLEKKILQQMKDRMDI; this is encoded by the coding sequence ATGGATGTGGAGGTTAAAGCAGAGAAGGGCCAAACCTATTTAAAGGACAATGAAGTCAAGGAGCTAATAAAGCAAAGCCAAAGCGGAGATCAGGGTGCAAGGGACAGAATTGTTCAAAAAAATATGCGTCTTGTCTGGTCTGTCGTTCAGAGATTCTTGAATAGAGGATATGAACCTGATGACCTCTTCCAGATTGGCTGTATCGGCTTATTGAAATCGGTTGATAAGTTTGATCTCAGTTATGATGTAAAGTTTTCGACCTACGCGGTTCCAATGATTATCGGAGAGATCCAAAGGTTTATACGGGATGATGGAACGGTAAAAGTAAGCCGTTCTTTAAAGGAAATGGGCAATAAAATCAGGAAAGCCAAAGACGAGTTATCAAAAACGCTTGGACGCATCCCAACCGTTACAGAGCTTTCCAAGTTCCTGGAAATTTCTCCTGAAGATATTATCCTTGCCCAGGAAGCAAGCAGGATCCCTTCTTCTATACATGAAACAGTATATGAAAACGACGGAGATCCCATTACACTGCTCGATCAGATTGATGATGGAAATGAAGGAAAATGGTTTGATAAAATAGCATTAAAAGAAGCGATCCGTGAATTGGATGAGCGGGAAAGACTGATTGTTTACTTGCGCTACTATAAAGATCAGACTCAATCCGAAGTGGCGGCAAGGCTTGGCATTTCCCAGGTGCAGGTGTCGCGTCTGGAAAAAAAGATACTACAGCAAATGAAAGACCGGATGGATATTTAA
- a CDS encoding D-alanyl-D-alanine carboxypeptidase family protein, with protein sequence MKRLVSLMLIALLMATIFAPSGFARESSADLADNVKSAILIERDTGSVLYEKNSGEQLPPASMTKVMTMLLIMEAIDEGKLSWDEKIRTSEYAASMGGSQIFLEPGEEMTTKQMLQGIAIGSGNDASVAMAERIAGSEEAFVEMMNKKAKELGLKNTQFQNPTGLSAKEHYSTAHDMAIMAKELLKYEKITDYTGTYEAYLREDTDKKFWLVNTNRLVRFYPGVDGLKTGFTSEAKYCLTATAEKDGMRVIAVVFGAPTSKERNAQVTKMLDFAFSQYKTHPMYERNHVLGKVEVSKGEKKMVEALTSEPISLLTKKGESIKEIEQKITLNKKIKAPVQKGDQIGTLTLKKDGKVLVESPLVSKEDSSEASWWTLFKRSMGLFSKIE encoded by the coding sequence ATGAAACGACTCGTCTCATTAATGTTAATAGCATTATTAATGGCAACAATCTTTGCTCCTTCCGGGTTTGCAAGAGAAAGCAGCGCAGATTTAGCGGATAATGTGAAGTCCGCAATTCTTATCGAGCGTGATACCGGTTCGGTATTGTATGAAAAAAACAGCGGTGAACAGCTTCCGCCTGCCAGCATGACAAAAGTCATGACCATGCTCTTAATTATGGAAGCGATAGATGAAGGAAAACTGTCATGGGATGAGAAAATCCGGACAAGCGAATATGCGGCATCAATGGGCGGTTCGCAAATCTTCCTGGAGCCAGGTGAAGAAATGACCACCAAGCAAATGCTGCAGGGGATTGCCATTGGTTCCGGCAATGATGCATCCGTTGCAATGGCTGAGAGAATTGCCGGTTCAGAAGAAGCTTTTGTTGAAATGATGAATAAAAAGGCAAAGGAATTAGGGCTGAAAAATACCCAATTCCAAAACCCTACAGGCCTGTCAGCTAAGGAACATTACAGTACTGCACATGATATGGCCATAATGGCCAAAGAGCTTCTTAAATATGAGAAAATAACTGATTATACGGGCACATATGAAGCCTATCTTCGTGAAGACACAGATAAAAAATTCTGGCTGGTCAATACAAATCGCCTTGTGCGTTTTTATCCTGGTGTTGATGGCCTCAAAACCGGCTTTACCTCTGAGGCAAAATACTGTCTGACGGCAACAGCCGAGAAAGACGGAATGCGGGTTATAGCCGTTGTTTTTGGCGCACCGACATCAAAAGAACGCAATGCCCAAGTGACTAAAATGCTCGACTTTGCATTTAGCCAATATAAGACACACCCAATGTACGAAAGAAATCACGTTCTTGGAAAAGTAGAAGTCAGCAAAGGCGAAAAAAAGATGGTTGAAGCCCTGACCAGTGAACCGATTTCCCTTTTAACTAAAAAAGGTGAAAGCATTAAAGAAATTGAACAGAAGATTACTTTAAATAAAAAAATTAAAGCTCCTGTCCAAAAGGGTGATCAGATCGGAACATTAACTTTGAAAAAGGATGGAAAAGTCTTAGTTGAAAGTCCTTTAGTTTCTAAAGAAGACAGCAGTGAAGCATCATGGTGGACATTGTTTAAACGATCCATGGGGTTATTTTCAAAAATTGAATAA
- the spoIIM gene encoding stage II sporulation protein M codes for MKKKMYQNAAAAHFREHSSIYLFVIVLFLMGVIFGAIVVNSLSFTQKEDLFYYLSQFFGQVSDGHIAAADELFKQSFFHNTKFIGLMWILGISIIGLPVILILLFMKGMVVGFTVGFLVNRMGWEGFLLSFVSVLPQNLIIIPIFIIAATLAVSFSLKMIRRQFMKKAGQPMMPLFGRYMIAFAVAILFLIAAAGVEAFISPVLMKSVVSSIQS; via the coding sequence ATGAAGAAAAAAATGTACCAGAACGCCGCAGCAGCCCACTTTCGCGAACATTCCTCAATTTACTTATTTGTTATTGTTTTATTTCTGATGGGTGTGATTTTTGGAGCTATCGTTGTAAATAGCTTGAGTTTTACACAAAAAGAAGATTTATTTTATTATCTGTCTCAGTTTTTTGGACAAGTATCAGATGGGCATATTGCAGCAGCGGATGAATTATTCAAACAAAGCTTTTTCCATAATACAAAATTTATAGGATTGATGTGGATTTTGGGAATCTCCATAATTGGACTGCCAGTCATTCTGATTCTGTTATTTATGAAAGGCATGGTGGTTGGCTTTACAGTTGGCTTTCTCGTTAATCGAATGGGATGGGAAGGATTTTTACTTTCCTTCGTATCGGTCCTTCCCCAGAACCTGATCATCATACCTATCTTTATAATCGCCGCAACACTGGCTGTGTCTTTCTCTTTAAAGATGATTAGAAGACAATTTATGAAGAAAGCCGGACAGCCCATGATGCCTCTTTTTGGAAGATATATGATTGCTTTTGCTGTGGCCATTCTGTTTCTAATCGCTGCAGCCGGGGTAGAGGCATTTATCTCGCCTGTCTTAATGAAGTCTGTTGTTAGTTCAATCCAATCCTGA
- a CDS encoding Fur family transcriptional regulator — MESRIERIKKQLHSSSYKLTPQREATVRVLLEHEEDHLSAEDVYLLVKEKSPEIGLATVYRTLELLTELKIVDKINFGDGVSRYDLRQEGAAHFHHHLVCIECGAVDEIQEDLLEDVEEVVERRWNFKIKDHRLTFHGICYRCQDKQTETEADEN, encoded by the coding sequence ATGGAAAGCAGAATTGAAAGAATCAAAAAACAGTTGCATTCATCCAGCTATAAACTAACACCACAGCGAGAGGCAACAGTTCGCGTCCTGTTAGAACACGAAGAGGATCATTTAAGTGCGGAAGATGTCTACCTCCTAGTAAAAGAGAAATCGCCTGAGATAGGCTTGGCAACTGTATATAGAACACTTGAATTGCTGACTGAATTAAAAATTGTCGATAAAATCAACTTCGGTGATGGAGTTTCCCGTTATGACCTGCGTCAGGAAGGGGCAGCCCATTTTCACCACCATTTAGTCTGTATTGAGTGCGGAGCTGTTGATGAAATACAGGAAGATTTGCTTGAAGACGTAGAAGAAGTGGTTGAACGCCGCTGGAACTTCAAAATAAAGGATCACCGCCTTACGTTCCATGGCATCTGCTACCGCTGCCAGGATAAACAAACAGAAACCGAAGCAGATGAAAATTAA
- a CDS encoding GNAT family N-acetyltransferase, with translation MDPILIEFPERIETERLYMRPALPGDGKTVHEAVSASAAELKKWLPFAQNEQSADEVESGIRNSYAKFIQREDFRIHIYRKEDDVFVGSTGLHRIDWDVRKFEIGYWGDVRFRKNGYISEAAAGLTKFAFEHFQANRVEIRCDPRNINSRRIPEKLGYTLEGILINDSLSADGKELRDTCIYAKVSS, from the coding sequence ATGGATCCGATTTTAATAGAGTTTCCAGAAAGAATTGAAACAGAAAGACTTTATATGAGGCCCGCCTTGCCCGGAGACGGAAAAACTGTTCATGAAGCTGTGTCAGCTTCAGCTGCCGAGCTTAAAAAATGGCTTCCTTTTGCACAGAATGAACAATCAGCTGATGAAGTTGAGTCGGGTATCCGAAATTCCTATGCCAAGTTTATTCAAAGGGAAGATTTCCGTATCCATATTTATAGGAAAGAAGACGATGTATTTGTCGGCTCTACTGGCCTGCATCGCATAGATTGGGATGTCCGCAAATTCGAAATTGGCTATTGGGGTGATGTGAGGTTTCGGAAGAACGGCTATATTTCTGAAGCTGCTGCAGGCTTGACGAAGTTTGCCTTTGAGCATTTTCAAGCAAACAGAGTGGAAATCAGATGTGATCCGAGAAACATTAACAGCCGGAGAATTCCCGAAAAGCTGGGGTACACGCTTGAAGGAATCCTGATTAATGACAGTCTAAGCGCAGATGGAAAAGAGCTTAGAGATACTTGTATTTATGCTAAAGTCAGCAGCTAA
- the spoIIAB gene encoding anti-sigma F factor: protein MKNVMNLEFSALSQNESFARVTVAAFIAQLDPTMDELTEIKTVVSEAVTNSIIHGYENDPNGVVYISVLIEDGFIDLTIKDKGLGIMDVEEARQPLFTTKPELERSGMGFTIMENFMDEIEIKSQPGIGTEIRLRKHLSNSKMLCN from the coding sequence ATGAAAAATGTGATGAACCTCGAATTCAGTGCGCTTAGCCAAAATGAATCATTCGCCCGTGTCACTGTTGCTGCCTTTATTGCCCAGCTTGATCCGACAATGGACGAACTTACAGAAATTAAAACGGTCGTTTCTGAAGCTGTAACCAACTCCATTATTCATGGCTATGAAAATGATCCTAATGGGGTTGTCTATATTTCTGTCCTGATTGAAGATGGATTTATTGATCTGACCATTAAGGATAAAGGCCTTGGGATTATGGATGTGGAAGAAGCACGGCAGCCATTATTTACAACAAAACCTGAATTGGAAAGATCAGGTATGGGCTTTACCATCATGGAAAATTTCATGGACGAAATTGAAATCAAATCGCAGCCGGGAATAGGCACAGAGATCCGATTAAGGAAGCATTTATCAAATAGTAAAATGCTATGCAATTAA
- a CDS encoding endonuclease Q family protein has translation MKRFFADLHIHIGRTFTGKPVKITGAKSLTFTNIIRHARNEKGLDIIGIIDCHSPEVILEIEDLTQKGFVTEHKDGGLQYGDLMIIPGSELEIYDDSCKGPIHVLCYFPTLSAMKDFSSWLTGYLKNITLSSQRIYASGRMLQEKVKELDGLFIPAHVFTPFKSLFGKGVERSLSEVFDPDLIDAIELGLSADTMMADQIAELHRYTFLTNSDAHSLKKIAREYQVLEMEAPTFAELHKALAGKEKCRVKANYGLDPLLGKYHQTVCSECFGPFDEENGKCRNCNHHKFIKGVADRISELKSSGGLPDVRPPYIHQVPLEFIPGLGPKMLEKLLNHFGTEMAILHDVPFSEISKVIPEKTAMLIGKAREGKLNLQAGGGGKYGRIVDS, from the coding sequence ATGAAGCGCTTTTTTGCTGATCTTCATATCCATATTGGACGTACGTTTACGGGAAAGCCAGTTAAAATAACAGGCGCTAAATCCCTTACCTTCACTAATATCATCAGGCATGCCCGCAATGAAAAGGGGCTTGATATCATTGGCATTATTGACTGTCATTCTCCTGAAGTCATCCTTGAAATCGAGGACTTGACCCAAAAAGGCTTTGTAACCGAGCATAAGGACGGGGGACTCCAATACGGAGATTTGATGATTATTCCCGGGTCGGAGCTTGAAATTTATGATGATTCCTGTAAAGGCCCTATCCATGTCCTTTGCTACTTTCCAACCCTATCCGCAATGAAGGATTTCTCTTCCTGGCTGACAGGGTATTTGAAGAACATAACATTAAGCTCTCAAAGAATTTATGCCTCAGGCAGAATGCTGCAGGAAAAAGTAAAGGAACTGGATGGGCTTTTTATTCCTGCCCATGTTTTTACCCCGTTTAAGAGTCTATTCGGGAAAGGCGTAGAGCGGTCGCTGTCAGAGGTTTTTGATCCTGATCTAATTGATGCAATTGAGCTGGGGCTTAGTGCAGATACGATGATGGCTGATCAAATAGCTGAACTTCATAGATATACATTCTTAACAAATTCAGATGCCCATTCACTAAAAAAGATCGCCAGAGAATATCAGGTTCTGGAAATGGAAGCACCTACATTTGCTGAACTGCACAAGGCTTTGGCCGGAAAAGAAAAATGCAGGGTTAAAGCCAATTATGGGCTGGATCCTCTGCTCGGAAAATACCATCAGACTGTTTGTTCCGAATGTTTTGGCCCCTTTGATGAAGAGAATGGTAAATGCCGAAATTGCAATCACCACAAATTTATCAAAGGCGTGGCTGACCGGATCTCTGAACTAAAATCTTCAGGAGGATTGCCCGATGTACGGCCGCCTTATATTCATCAGGTCCCTCTTGAGTTCATACCAGGGTTAGGCCCGAAAATGCTCGAGAAGCTCCTGAATCATTTCGGAACTGAAATGGCCATTCTTCATGATGTTCCTTTCTCAGAAATCAGCAAAGTAATTCCTGAGAAAACAGCCATGCTTATTGGAAAAGCACGTGAAGGAAAGCTAAACCTCCAGGCAGGGGGCGGAGGCAAGTACGGCAGAATTGTTGATTCATAA
- a CDS encoding YqzK family protein, whose product MKSWLGMAFQTIKVFVIFTGCTILFYYGIMWLNEEYQDYHRYDEPRGAAVKVSASGTDEDRSLLDRLILFYLNGE is encoded by the coding sequence ATGAAATCCTGGCTGGGCATGGCTTTTCAGACCATTAAAGTATTTGTGATTTTTACTGGATGCACAATCCTTTTTTATTATGGTATTATGTGGTTAAATGAAGAATACCAGGATTATCACCGCTATGACGAACCAAGGGGAGCGGCTGTTAAGGTGTCAGCGAGCGGAACTGATGAAGATAGGAGCTTGCTGGACCGGTTAATTCTTTTCTACTTAAACGGGGAGTAA
- a CDS encoding pyrimidine-nucleoside phosphorylase, whose protein sequence is MRMVDLIEKKRDGLELTAEEIQFVIKGYTDGSIPDYQVSALTMAIFFQGMTENERANLTMAMVESGDQIDLSKIEGIKVDKHSTGGVGDTTTLVLGPLVAAVGVPVAKMSGRGLGHTGGTIDKLEAVEGFHVEIENEEFIKLVNQNKIAVIGQSGNLTPADKKLYALRDVTATVDSIPLIASSIMSKKIAAGADAIVLDVKTGAGAFMKTLDDSRELAKAMVRIGNNVGRNTMAVISDMSQPLGYAIGNALEVKEAIDTLRGEGPEDLTEICLTLGSHMVFLAKKADSLKEAREKLENAMKDGSALETFKVFLSSQGGDASVVDDPQKLPQAKYTFELEAKQDGYVSEIVADEIGTAAMLLGAGRATKESEIDLAVGLILRKKIGDRVQKGESLVTICSNFENVEEVRTMLYENITLSTENVEAPVLIHEEITE, encoded by the coding sequence ATGAGAATGGTGGATCTTATTGAAAAGAAAAGAGACGGACTGGAGTTAACGGCAGAAGAAATTCAATTTGTCATTAAAGGATACACAGACGGTTCAATCCCGGATTATCAGGTAAGTGCATTAACAATGGCAATCTTCTTCCAGGGGATGACAGAGAATGAAAGAGCCAACTTAACTATGGCAATGGTAGAGTCCGGTGATCAAATCGACTTATCCAAAATAGAAGGAATTAAAGTAGATAAACATTCAACTGGCGGTGTAGGTGATACGACAACACTCGTACTGGGCCCGCTTGTAGCTGCAGTAGGTGTTCCGGTTGCGAAGATGTCAGGGCGCGGCCTTGGACATACAGGCGGAACAATCGACAAGCTTGAGGCTGTTGAAGGATTCCATGTTGAAATAGAGAATGAAGAATTTATTAAGCTTGTTAATCAAAATAAAATTGCAGTCATTGGCCAGAGCGGGAACTTAACGCCAGCAGACAAAAAGTTATATGCACTGCGCGATGTAACAGCCACAGTGGACAGTATTCCTCTGATTGCAAGCTCGATTATGAGCAAAAAAATCGCTGCAGGTGCTGACGCCATTGTCCTTGATGTTAAGACAGGCGCCGGCGCATTTATGAAGACACTTGACGATTCACGTGAATTAGCAAAAGCGATGGTCCGCATTGGAAATAATGTTGGCAGAAACACAATGGCTGTCATCTCAGATATGAGCCAGCCGCTTGGATATGCCATTGGCAATGCCCTTGAAGTAAAGGAAGCTATCGATACATTAAGAGGCGAAGGACCTGAAGATCTTACTGAGATTTGCCTGACCCTTGGTAGCCATATGGTTTTCCTTGCGAAAAAAGCGGATTCATTGAAGGAAGCGCGCGAAAAATTAGAGAATGCTATGAAGGATGGTTCAGCTTTAGAAACATTTAAAGTATTCCTAAGCTCACAAGGCGGAGATGCGTCAGTTGTCGATGATCCGCAGAAACTGCCACAGGCAAAATATACATTTGAATTAGAAGCTAAGCAGGATGGCTATGTTTCTGAGATTGTTGCGGATGAAATTGGAACTGCAGCCATGCTATTGGGAGCAGGAAGAGCAACAAAGGAATCAGAAATTGATTTGGCTGTCGGCCTGATTTTAAGAAAGAAAATCGGCGACCGTGTACAGAAGGGCGAATCTCTCGTCACCATCTGCAGCAATTTCGAAAATGTAGAAGAAGTAAGAACTATGCTTTATGAAAACATTACACTCTCCACTGAAAATGTGGAGGCACCAGTATTAATTCATGAAGAAATAACTGAATAA